One Porphyromonas pogonae genomic region harbors:
- a CDS encoding GDP-L-fucose synthase family protein translates to MMKKDVRIYVAGHRGLVGSAIVNNLKSKGYTHIICRTHTELDLLDAIAVKRFFDEERPEYVFLAAAFVGGIMANNTYRADFIYNNLGIQQHVIGESYRHGVKKLLFLGSTCIYPREAPQPMSEDCLLTSPLEYTNEPYAIAKIAGLKMCESFNIQYGTNYIAVMPTNLYGPQDNFDLVSSHVMPAMIRKIFLAKCVKERDYDMIRKDLLCRPIPQVEDSMKATPEDLLEALTNYGISPHQLCLWGSGKPLREFLWSEEMADACVYIMERVNFSDLYQKDAHEIRNCHINIGTGKEISIAELSSLIAQVVGYKGNIVFDSSKPDGTMRKLTDPARLHGLGWHHKIEIEEGVNRLCQWYYESILA, encoded by the coding sequence ATGATGAAGAAAGATGTCAGGATATATGTAGCAGGTCACAGAGGATTGGTAGGGAGTGCTATTGTGAATAACCTCAAGTCCAAAGGCTACACTCACATCATCTGTCGTACGCACACTGAGCTCGATCTCTTGGATGCTATTGCGGTAAAGCGCTTTTTCGACGAAGAACGCCCCGAATACGTATTTTTAGCGGCTGCTTTTGTTGGTGGCATCATGGCCAATAATACCTACAGAGCCGATTTTATATATAATAATCTCGGTATCCAACAGCATGTGATCGGCGAGAGTTATCGCCATGGCGTCAAAAAGCTTCTTTTTCTCGGAAGCACGTGTATATACCCTCGCGAAGCTCCTCAGCCAATGTCTGAGGATTGCTTACTCACCTCTCCTTTGGAGTACACCAACGAGCCCTATGCCATAGCCAAGATAGCCGGTCTGAAGATGTGCGAGAGCTTCAATATCCAGTACGGCACCAATTATATTGCGGTGATGCCTACCAATCTTTATGGCCCTCAAGATAATTTTGACCTTGTCTCATCACATGTGATGCCTGCGATGATCAGAAAGATATTTCTGGCAAAATGTGTAAAGGAAAGAGACTATGATATGATCAGAAAAGATCTTTTGTGCCGTCCTATTCCTCAGGTTGAGGATTCTATGAAAGCTACTCCCGAAGACCTTCTCGAAGCCCTGACCAACTATGGGATATCCCCTCACCAACTATGTCTCTGGGGTAGCGGTAAGCCTTTAAGAGAGTTTCTTTGGAGTGAAGAGATGGCAGATGCCTGTGTTTACATCATGGAAAGGGTGAATTTTAGTGATTTATATCAGAAGGATGCGCATGAGATCCGAAACTGCCATATCAATATAGGTACCGGTAAAGAGATCTCCATTGCAGAATTGTCCAGCCTCATTGCACAGGTTGTGGGGTATAAGGGAAATATCGTTTTCGACTCATCTAAGCCTGATGGTACAATGAGAAAGCTTACCGACCCTGCTAGACTGCATGGACTGGGATGGCATCATAAGATAGAAATTGAAGAAGGTGTGAATAGACTTTGTCAATGGTACTATGAATCTATCTTAGCATAA
- a CDS encoding L-cysteine desulfidase family protein gives MNARTEERIIELIKREVVPATGCTEPVAVALTVAYASSILPGKVKDIQVKLSANVLKNAMGVGIPGTGMIGIPIAIALGAVVADPSKDLKVLDGFSQQDFAKAKAIVEKGMIHVDLKEGDVDKLYIEAIMTDEEGNDAVAIISKKHNALHKLLLNNVPVHLDHDKHDDEPCETEEEVQDEDITLNFDMVYDFALNAPLEKISFILEAAELNRAASDYSLKGKYGHSVGRMIQGKLGQKYLGNSALTHMLTYTSSACDARMDGAPVTVMSNSGSGNQGITATLPVLSFAEDEKVSEEKKIRALMLSNLMVIYIKQKLGRLSALCGCVVAATGSSSGITYLMGGTKQQISYAIKNMVGNLTGMICDGAKPSCSMKVSSGVSSAMFSALLAMEHQVVTSNEGIVEDDVDKSIDNLTSIGREAMEQTDKYVLNIMTHKQ, from the coding sequence ATGAATGCACGAACTGAAGAACGTATTATTGAACTAATAAAAAGAGAAGTAGTCCCGGCTACGGGATGTACCGAGCCTGTGGCAGTAGCTCTCACAGTGGCATATGCTTCATCTATCTTGCCCGGCAAGGTAAAAGATATCCAAGTGAAGTTGAGCGCTAATGTGCTCAAAAATGCTATGGGTGTTGGTATACCGGGCACCGGTATGATAGGTATTCCTATTGCCATAGCATTGGGAGCTGTAGTGGCGGATCCGTCCAAAGATCTCAAAGTCCTCGATGGTTTCAGCCAACAAGACTTTGCTAAAGCCAAAGCGATTGTGGAAAAAGGGATGATACATGTCGATCTTAAAGAAGGCGATGTGGACAAACTTTATATCGAAGCTATCATGACTGACGAAGAAGGTAATGATGCTGTTGCCATTATTAGCAAAAAGCATAATGCACTCCATAAGCTTCTTCTCAATAATGTCCCGGTGCATCTTGATCATGATAAACATGATGACGAGCCTTGTGAAACAGAGGAAGAGGTACAAGACGAGGATATCACCCTTAATTTTGACATGGTTTATGATTTTGCATTGAATGCTCCCTTGGAAAAGATCAGCTTTATTCTGGAGGCTGCCGAGCTCAACAGAGCTGCCAGTGACTACTCCCTAAAGGGTAAATACGGACACTCTGTAGGCCGAATGATACAAGGGAAATTAGGCCAAAAATATTTGGGTAATAGTGCTCTTACACATATGCTCACCTACACCAGCTCTGCATGTGATGCCCGTATGGATGGAGCTCCCGTTACGGTGATGAGCAATTCCGGCAGTGGTAACCAAGGTATCACGGCTACATTGCCGGTATTGAGTTTTGCAGAAGACGAGAAGGTATCAGAAGAGAAAAAGATACGTGCTCTGATGTTGAGCAACCTCATGGTAATTTATATCAAACAGAAGCTGGGGCGTCTCTCAGCGTTGTGCGGATGTGTGGTGGCTGCCACAGGGTCAAGCAGTGGTATTACCTATCTTATGGGTGGAACCAAACAGCAGATTAGCTATGCTATAAAGAACATGGTTGGTAATCTTACCGGCATGATATGCGACGGAGCCAAGCCCAGTTGCAGTATGAAAGTCTCCAGTGGGGTAAGTTCTGCTATGTTTTCTGCATTATTGGCAATGGAACATCAGGTGGTAACCAGTAATGAAGGTATTGTGGAAGATGATGTGGATAAGTCAATAGACAATCTTACCAGTATCGGCCGCGAAGCTATGGAGCAGACAGATAAATATGTGCTTAATATTATGACTCATAAGCAGTAA